A stretch of DNA from Leuconostoc kimchii IMSNU 11154:
AAATACGCGTGGCGCAGTCCCTGGTTTAGCGGTCCATTTTGAACGTAAAACCGACCATCACACTAACAAAGAAATTGATGTGTCGAAAACCTATCTGAATCAAGATCTCATGGAAGATGGTTCAGATATGCTTTCACGCTTCAATGAGCGTTTAAATGACGTTTATTGCATGAGAAGAGACGACGTGAAGGCATTGGCGACTTGGGTAGTCACTTTACCTGAAGAACTCGCAGAAGCGCCCTACGAGCAACAGAGCGCTTTTTTTGAAGCAACCACCAATTTTCTTAATGAACGTTATGGTCAAGAAAATGCCGTGGCCGCGGTGGTGCATTATGACGAGACAAACCCTCACTTGCACTATGCCTTTGTACCAGTGGTTTTTGATGATAAAAAAGCGCGTTATAAAGTATCCGCTAAAGAAGTGCTCACGCGACATGATCTGCAAACTTTCCACGATGATTTAGATCAGCATTTAAAAAAGGAGCTGCCCTTTTATGAACACGGGATTTTAAATAACAAAACCTTACCGTTTGAGAATGTCGCTGAAATCAAAAAATACAATGATCAGTTTAATGCCTTAAAAACGGAACTAGCCGATATTGAAGACAACATTCGTGCGAAACAGGCCGTACTTAAAATCACGGATCAAGCCTTAACGGAAGTAGACTTAGCCGAAAAACAAATTGATGCCTTTAAACAAGACTTATCTAAAAACCTCTTTGGTAAGACGGTGCTTAAACCTGATGACTTAGATCGCTTTAAAAGTGTGTTAGCCACGATGAAGAAAGCCACCTTACAAAGCAAGCATGAGACAGAAGAACTCAAGCAAACGTTAGGCCAAGTCAAAGCGCAATTGGCTGACGTTCAAGCAGACTATCAAAACCTGAAAGAAACGCATCAAGCGCTGCAGAAGCGGCAGCGAGAACAGCAACAGCTGGATTATGCCATGCGAGACATGCTTAAAAATGATTATGGTGTCGACAAGTTATCGCATACTGATGTGGAGGCCCGGTATGTTCTTTATAAGCTGGATCATGAAGAACTCACTCAAAATAAAAAAGTAGCCCAGTCCTGGTTAAAAACACTTACGACAGCTAGAGCAGATCCAGATACGCAAATAGCGCCAACTAGATTGGATCGCGGTATCGAACAGGTTAAAGCATTAATTAATCGAATCATTGAATTAACGCGTGATCTGTTTAAAGGACCAAGTCTCTAACGTTAAAACGGCTTATTTGCCCGTATAAGCGTTTTTAAACACGCAACGTATAAATAAGTATTAACCAATTTTGAATGGCTCTATCGGCTTAATAAGTGGCAATCATATTAGATAACAAGTGATATGTCATTTAAATTCATTCAAAAAAGAACCCCACGTACAAAATTGACGTACTATGGGGTCTTTTTGTTTTGTTTTTTATGGGTTCAATAAAAAGGCGCAGCCTATTATAAGTTTATCTTTTATATTTTAATCTTTTGTTCTTTTGCGCGGGTGTAAAGTGAGCTTTATCAGTACTTTAAAGCTAGATACGTGTAGAAAAAACTGTGTATACGTGTAGAAAAAACTGTGTATACGTGTAGAAAAAACTGTGTATACGTGTAGTTTTTTTAGAAAAAACTACACTATAAATGATATAATAAAAAGCATAAAGAAATCCCCGACAAAAAGTTTTTCTTTATGCTTATCCAACAACACACCCAAAGGAGTGTATTTATATGACCATTATACCAGAAGAATCAAAGACAAGGCAGGTACAGACCTTGAATGAATTATCAAAAAGAAAAGTCGTTGAACATAATAGTTTGATTACATCCATCGCCAAAATGGACAAAACACCACTTAAAATGTTTGAACTAGCGGTGTCCTTAATTGATACAGATAATCCACCAGAGGATCAGACGGTTTATTTATCAAAGCAAGAGTTATTTGCTTTCTTTAAGGTTGATGATAACGATAAGCATAGTCGCTTTAAAGAGGCGATTGAAAAAATGCAGAAACAAGCTTTTTTTCAGATTAAAAAAGAGCAAGATAAAGGGTTTAAGTTTGTGAGCATTGTGCCAATTCCTTATGTAGAATGGACGGATTATCATGATGAGGTATTAATTCGATTTAGTCCCGAAATCATGCCCTATTTAATTAATCTCAAAACAAATTTTACGCAACATGCTTTGTCAGAAATTTCTGAATTGAATAGCAAGTATGCGATTGTTTTGTATCGTTGGCTATCAATGAATTACAACCAGTATGAGCACTACAGTGTTAAAGGCGGCAGAAGAGAAGAGCAAGTTCAAAGTTACCGTAATCCTGAAATGAGTATACGAGACTTACGAGAAATGACGGATACGATAGATGAGTATCAGGATTTTAGAAATTTTGATAAATGGATATTGAAAAATCCTTTGGACGAAATAACAGAGCATACTTCGCTTCAAGTTACATACGAAAAAGTCAAAAAAGGACGCAGCATTGATAGTATTGTCTTTCACATTACTAAAAAACAAGTTGCAGATGATAGTAGTTACAAGCTAGACGATCCCGTTTATATCGAGGGCAAGATCCTTCAAGAAGAAACAGAAGATATGTTGACTGTTAAGGCAATAAAAAGTCCCTATACAAAGTTACTTATGGAGCAGTTTTTATTGTCATATATTGATTTAACGGATACGACTATTTTGTCAGGGTTACAGAAAAATGTTTATCCACTTTATGACGAATTAAAAGAGTTACGTGGTTTAAAGGGCGTGAAAGAACACTTAGCCTATATCAGAGACAAACAAGATGACTATTCGAAAAAGAATATTGCTAAGTATCTTAAAAAATCGATTGAACAGTATCTACCAATCGTTAAAAGGCAGGATATAGATCATGAGTGAA
This window harbors:
- the mobV gene encoding MobV family relaxase, with the protein product MAHLKKNTRGAVPGLAVHFERKTDHHTNKEIDVSKTYLNQDLMEDGSDMLSRFNERLNDVYCMRRDDVKALATWVVTLPEELAEAPYEQQSAFFEATTNFLNERYGQENAVAAVVHYDETNPHLHYAFVPVVFDDKKARYKVSAKEVLTRHDLQTFHDDLDQHLKKELPFYEHGILNNKTLPFENVAEIKKYNDQFNALKTELADIEDNIRAKQAVLKITDQALTEVDLAEKQIDAFKQDLSKNLFGKTVLKPDDLDRFKSVLATMKKATLQSKHETEELKQTLGQVKAQLADVQADYQNLKETHQALQKRQREQQQLDYAMRDMLKNDYGVDKLSHTDVEARYVLYKLDHEELTQNKKVAQSWLKTLTTARADPDTQIAPTRLDRGIEQVKALINRIIELTRDLFKGPSL
- a CDS encoding RepB family plasmid replication initiator protein, with the translated sequence MTIIPEESKTRQVQTLNELSKRKVVEHNSLITSIAKMDKTPLKMFELAVSLIDTDNPPEDQTVYLSKQELFAFFKVDDNDKHSRFKEAIEKMQKQAFFQIKKEQDKGFKFVSIVPIPYVEWTDYHDEVLIRFSPEIMPYLINLKTNFTQHALSEISELNSKYAIVLYRWLSMNYNQYEHYSVKGGRREEQVQSYRNPEMSIRDLREMTDTIDEYQDFRNFDKWILKNPLDEITEHTSLQVTYEKVKKGRSIDSIVFHITKKQVADDSSYKLDDPVYIEGKILQEETEDMLTVKAIKSPYTKLLMEQFLLSYIDLTDTTILSGLQKNVYPLYDELKELRGLKGVKEHLAYIRDKQDDYSKKNIAKYLKKSIEQYLPIVKRQDIDHE